A genomic region of Alistipes megaguti contains the following coding sequences:
- a CDS encoding carbohydrate-binding family 9-like protein, with the protein MEIRKIEGIDPENRKAVEEAFAQISPRPIACCNWPDDYPYAPQVRFRMFHTGKLLMLRFDVEENYTAARVDRDNGQVWTDSCVEFFISPGNDSGYYNFETTCIGHMLLGYQHSRADANRARQEIIDRVKRTTSLPYGEPFEEREGDNHWSVMLAIPPQALFCHQLDDWSGLEARINLYKCGDNLSHPHFLSWRPIQTEKPDFHRPEFFERVLFEK; encoded by the coding sequence ATGGAGATTCGCAAGATCGAGGGCATCGACCCCGAAAACCGGAAAGCCGTCGAAGAGGCTTTCGCACAAATCAGTCCGCGACCGATTGCCTGTTGCAACTGGCCCGACGACTATCCCTATGCCCCGCAGGTGCGCTTCCGGATGTTCCACACCGGCAAGCTGCTGATGCTGCGCTTCGATGTCGAGGAGAACTACACCGCCGCCCGCGTAGACAGGGACAACGGCCAGGTATGGACCGACTCCTGCGTGGAGTTCTTCATCTCGCCGGGAAACGACTCGGGCTACTACAACTTCGAAACCACCTGTATCGGACACATGCTGCTCGGATACCAGCATTCGCGCGCCGATGCCAACCGCGCCCGGCAGGAGATCATCGACCGGGTCAAACGTACGACAAGCCTCCCCTACGGCGAACCCTTCGAGGAGCGCGAAGGAGACAACCACTGGTCGGTGATGCTGGCCATCCCCCCGCAGGCGCTCTTCTGCCACCAACTCGACGACTGGAGCGGTCTGGAGGCCCGCATCAACCTCTACAAATGCGGCGACAACCTCTCCCATCCGCATTTCCTCTCGTGGCGCCCCATTCAAACGGAGAAGCCCGACTTCCACCGCCCCGAATTCTTCGAACGGGTCCTTTTTGAAAAGTAA
- the nagB gene encoding glucosamine-6-phosphate deaminase, whose product MRLIIENTPQQVAQWAANYIIQQIKAKEQVTKSPFVLGLPTGSTPLETYKELIRRHKTGEVSFKNVITFNMDEYVGLPEEHPESYHSFMWNNFFKHIDIKPENVNILDGNAEDLVKECADYEARIVEAGGIDLFMGGVGEDGHIAFNEPFSSLNSRTRVKTLTQDTIQVNSRFFGGDVTLVPKTALTVGVGTVLSAKKVLILATGHKKARAVRHGVEGAYNHQWTISALQVHPNGILVCDDPAAEELRVATYRYFKDIEKDNLISK is encoded by the coding sequence ATGCGTTTAATCATTGAAAACACCCCGCAGCAGGTAGCCCAGTGGGCTGCCAACTACATCATCCAGCAGATCAAGGCCAAGGAGCAGGTGACGAAATCGCCCTTCGTACTGGGGCTCCCGACCGGCTCGACGCCGCTGGAAACCTACAAGGAGCTGATCCGCCGCCACAAGACGGGCGAAGTATCGTTCAAGAACGTCATCACGTTCAACATGGACGAATACGTCGGCCTGCCCGAAGAGCACCCCGAGAGCTACCACTCGTTCATGTGGAACAACTTCTTCAAACACATCGACATCAAGCCCGAGAATGTCAATATTCTGGACGGCAACGCCGAGGATCTGGTCAAGGAGTGTGCCGACTATGAGGCGCGCATCGTCGAGGCCGGCGGCATCGACCTCTTCATGGGCGGCGTGGGCGAAGACGGCCACATCGCCTTCAACGAGCCCTTCTCGTCGCTGAACTCCCGCACGCGCGTCAAGACGCTGACGCAGGATACGATTCAGGTCAACTCGCGCTTCTTCGGCGGCGACGTGACGCTGGTGCCGAAGACGGCACTGACGGTCGGCGTCGGGACGGTGCTTTCGGCCAAGAAGGTGCTGATCCTGGCCACGGGCCACAAGAAGGCTCGCGCCGTGCGTCACGGCGTCGAGGGGGCATACAACCACCAGTGGACGATCTCGGCGCTGCAGGTGCACCCGAACGGCATTCTGGTGTGCGACGACCCGGCCGCCGAGGAGCTGCGCGTAGCCACCTACCGCTATTTCAAGGACATCGAGAAGGACAATCTGATCTCGAAGTAG
- a CDS encoding 6-phosphogluconolactonase, whose product MNNKYSLPKDGGLIAESAPRDIIHRYEKIHTRVYENEYQGVQYVADTIVKAIRTYNEIHSSNEVYEEAQPFVLGLTTGRTPLGLYRELVKRHQEGQISFQNVAVYSLDEFYPIKSSEQQSRNFRIHEDFLNHIDILPENVHIPDGTVPEERISEYCASYDLAVRHIDLMIIGVGEDGQIGFNEPGSYSRSRTRLVQLTYNTRKIQSSSFFGLENTPKMAITMGIDTIMRADRIVLMAWGEEKARIIQKVVEGEISEMVPASYLQAHPNIEVVIDENAAQLLTREQTPWMVGPCEWTPKFVRKAVVWLCGVVKKPILKLTYKDYIENSLGELLEQGRTFDQINIDVFNDLQHTISGWPGGKPNADDSTRPVPSTPFPKRVVIFSPHPDDDVISMGGTFIRLVQQGHDVHVAYETSGNVAVHDDVVVQNIDTARELGYADHYEEVKKIIASKKKGEPEPRALLDLKGSIRRAEARAAVRSFGLNPDTNAHFLNLPFYETGGIKKGQLTEKDINIIVNLLREIKPHQIYAAGDLADPHGTHRTCMEAVLAALEIVKDDEWMKGCHLWLYRGAWMEWDLGMVDMAVPLSPDELIMKRHAIYRHLSQKDIMPFPGDDPREFWQRAEERTQHTAKLYDQLGMAEYQAIEVFVRMF is encoded by the coding sequence ATGAACAACAAGTATTCCTTGCCGAAAGACGGCGGACTGATCGCAGAATCGGCTCCGCGCGACATCATCCATCGCTACGAAAAAATCCACACCCGGGTCTACGAAAACGAATACCAGGGTGTACAGTACGTGGCCGACACGATCGTGAAGGCCATCCGCACCTACAACGAAATCCACTCCTCGAACGAGGTCTACGAAGAGGCTCAGCCCTTCGTCCTGGGTCTCACGACGGGCCGCACGCCCCTGGGTCTCTACCGCGAACTGGTCAAACGTCACCAGGAGGGGCAGATCAGCTTCCAGAACGTGGCCGTCTACAGCCTCGACGAGTTCTACCCGATCAAATCCTCCGAACAGCAGAGCCGCAACTTCCGCATCCACGAGGATTTCCTCAACCACATCGACATCCTGCCCGAGAATGTCCACATTCCGGACGGTACGGTGCCCGAAGAGCGCATCTCGGAGTACTGCGCCTCGTATGACCTGGCCGTACGCCACATCGACCTGATGATCATCGGCGTGGGCGAGGACGGTCAGATCGGGTTCAACGAACCGGGCTCCTACTCGCGTTCGCGCACCCGGCTGGTTCAGCTGACCTACAACACACGCAAGATCCAGTCAAGCTCCTTCTTCGGACTGGAGAACACCCCCAAGATGGCCATCACGATGGGTATCGACACGATCATGCGCGCCGACCGCATCGTCCTCATGGCCTGGGGCGAGGAGAAGGCCCGCATCATCCAGAAGGTGGTCGAGGGCGAAATCTCCGAAATGGTCCCCGCCTCCTACCTGCAGGCCCACCCCAATATCGAGGTGGTGATCGACGAAAACGCCGCACAACTGCTCACCCGCGAACAGACCCCGTGGATGGTCGGACCCTGCGAATGGACCCCGAAATTCGTCCGCAAGGCCGTCGTATGGCTCTGCGGCGTGGTCAAGAAGCCGATCCTGAAGCTTACCTACAAGGACTATATCGAAAACTCGCTGGGCGAACTGCTCGAACAGGGCCGCACGTTCGACCAGATCAACATCGACGTCTTCAACGACCTGCAGCACACCATCTCGGGCTGGCCGGGCGGCAAACCCAATGCCGACGACTCGACGCGTCCCGTACCGTCAACGCCCTTCCCCAAACGCGTGGTGATCTTCTCGCCGCACCCCGACGATGACGTCATCTCGATGGGCGGTACGTTCATCCGCCTCGTCCAGCAGGGTCACGACGTACACGTCGCCTACGAAACGTCGGGCAACGTCGCCGTACACGACGATGTCGTCGTACAGAATATCGACACGGCCCGCGAACTGGGCTACGCCGACCACTACGAGGAGGTCAAGAAGATCATCGCCAGCAAGAAGAAGGGCGAACCCGAACCGCGTGCACTGCTCGATCTGAAGGGTTCGATCCGCCGCGCCGAGGCCCGTGCCGCCGTCCGCTCGTTCGGTCTGAACCCCGACACGAACGCCCACTTCCTCAATCTGCCGTTCTACGAAACGGGCGGCATCAAGAAGGGCCAGCTCACCGAAAAGGACATCAACATCATCGTCAACCTGCTGCGTGAGATCAAGCCTCACCAAATCTATGCCGCCGGCGACCTGGCCGACCCCCACGGCACGCACCGCACCTGCATGGAGGCCGTGCTGGCCGCGCTGGAGATCGTCAAGGACGACGAGTGGATGAAGGGCTGCCACCTGTGGCTCTACCGCGGCGCCTGGATGGAGTGGGATCTCGGCATGGTCGACATGGCGGTGCCCCTGTCGCCCGACGAGCTGATCATGAAGCGTCACGCCATCTACCGCCACCTCTCGCAGAAGGATATCATGCCCTTCCCGGGCGACGACCCGCGCGAGTTCTGGCAGCGCGCCGAGGAGCGTACGCAGCACACGGCCAAGCTCTACGACCAGCTGGGCATGGCCGAATATCAGGCCATCGAGGTCTTTGTGAGAATGTTCTAA
- a CDS encoding DUF4465 domain-containing protein encodes MKRILLASAVALMASMVFVGCSDDKDDAPDPGYDVISFNDALTDPDSGAVQLGEYELTGGISGGTYQNLYWAKSFSGYEDYLQNGAFNGRLFGAADGSTWFGSYYSTSSYGDYWGGFVLSGTFGTTATVSDYANQFTAWANGGVDGSARCAIGYIDTYTGGYAIPTVELITPRSVVSCSLAPSAMVALYTPMEVSKEELWFKMIVTGSLNGAETGKAECFLMENGVTKAGWTELDLSKLGKVDKLTFTFDSNDIGSYGVNTPGYFALGRLIFVKE; translated from the coding sequence ATGAAAAGAATTCTATTGGCATCGGCTGTCGCACTGATGGCTTCGATGGTCTTTGTCGGCTGTTCGGATGACAAGGATGACGCTCCTGATCCCGGGTACGATGTGATTTCGTTTAACGATGCTCTGACTGATCCTGACAGTGGCGCTGTTCAACTCGGTGAATATGAGCTTACAGGAGGAATTTCCGGCGGTACCTATCAGAATCTTTATTGGGCAAAGAGTTTCAGCGGCTATGAGGATTACCTGCAGAACGGAGCTTTCAACGGCCGGCTGTTCGGAGCCGCAGATGGATCGACTTGGTTCGGCTCCTATTATTCCACGTCGAGTTATGGCGATTATTGGGGTGGCTTTGTGTTGAGCGGCACGTTCGGGACGACAGCTACCGTATCTGACTATGCCAATCAGTTTACGGCCTGGGCCAACGGCGGCGTTGACGGATCTGCGCGGTGTGCTATCGGTTATATCGATACTTATACGGGCGGGTATGCCATTCCGACCGTGGAATTGATTACGCCCCGTTCCGTGGTTTCCTGCAGCCTGGCACCGTCGGCCATGGTGGCTCTCTATACGCCGATGGAAGTATCGAAGGAGGAGCTGTGGTTCAAGATGATCGTTACGGGTTCTCTCAACGGTGCGGAGACCGGTAAGGCGGAATGTTTTTTGATGGAAAACGGCGTTACGAAAGCCGGGTGGACCGAGCTGGATCTTTCCAAACTGGGCAAGGTGGACAAATTGACCTTTACGTTCGATTCGAACGATATCGGATCTTATGGAGTGAACACTCCGGGCTATTTTGCACTTGGCAGATTGATTTTTGTTAAGGAGTAA